The Malus domestica chromosome 13, GDT2T_hap1 genome includes a window with the following:
- the LOC103452524 gene encoding cullin-1-like, with protein MEGRRPVINWGEGWNYIQERITKLIRVITEGLPENHIDAEECMAAYTMIYNMCVQKPPYEYSPNLYEKYRETFEEYLTSMVLPVLRERPDEFLLHEFVKRWENHKVIVRWLSHLFIYLDRYYIERRSLPGLKEVALGCFRDLVYLQVHARVTAAVIGFIHREREGAQIDRALLKNVMDTLVEIKVEGVKTAYEVNFEAHMLRETGVYYSHKASSWIMEDSYSDYMLKAEECVRRERERVSHYLHPSSENKVVEIVKHCLLVVYATQLIEKKLFSESVSSASLAADYVEELSRKFIASVTLAQ; from the coding sequence ATGGAAGGCAGAAGACCAGTTATTAATTGGGGCGAAGGATGGAACTACATCCAGGAGAGGATTACGAAACTAATTAGGGTAATTACAGAAGGGTTACCGGAGAATCATATTGATGCAGAAGAATGCATGGCTGCTTACACCATGATCTATAACATGTGTGTTCAGAAACCTCCTTATGAATATTCTCCTAATCTTTACGAAAAATATCGGGAGACATTCGAGGAATACCTTACTTCAATGGTGCTGCCAGTTCTAAGAGAGAGGCCAGATGAGTTTTTGCTGCATGAGTTTGTCAAACGTTGGGAAAACCACAAAGTCATCGTTAGGTGGCTGTCGCACTTGTTTATCTATCTTGATCGTTACTACATTGAGCGGAGATCACTTCCTGGGCTGAAAGAAGTTGCACTTGGCTGTTTCCGCGACTTGGTTTACCTCCAGGTGCATGCGCGCGTGACAGCAGCTGTAATAGGTTTTATTCATAGAGAACGTGAGGGAGCGCAAATTGACAGAGCGCTGCTGAAGAATGTGATGGATACATTGGTTGAAATCAAGGTGGAGGGAGTGAAGACTGCTTATGAAGTGAACTTTGAAGCACACATGCTGAGAGAAACCGGTGTATACTATTCGCATAAAGCATCGAGTTGGATCATGGAGGATTCTTATAGCGACTACATGTTGAAGGCGGAGGAATGCGTGagaagggagagggagagggtttCGCATTACCTGCATCCAAGTAGTGAAAATAAGGTGGTGGAGATTGTGAAACATTGCTTGCTGGTGGTTTATGCAACTCAACTGATTGAAAAGAAGCTTTTTTCTGAATCTGTATCTAGTGCTTCGCTTGCAGCTGATTATGTCGAGGAGCTTTCAAGGAAATTTATTGCTAGTGTAACACTGGCACAGTGA